From the genome of Streptomyces sp. V1I1, one region includes:
- a CDS encoding zinc-binding dehydrogenase: protein MHAIRLHAFGPAENLRYERTEDPVPGPGQVRIAVAASGVHLLDTALREGMTGPYPAPVELPTIPGREVAGMVESLGDGTDPGWLGKRVVVHLGMAPGGYAELAVSDAARLHEIPGNLDEAEAVAMIGTGRTTMGILQFTDLGPDDIAIVPAAAGGIGTLLVQYAKNAGALVIGLAGGPAKVSRVVENGADLAVDYREAHWPDQVRGYLGERRATVVFDSVGGATAHTAVDLLGKGGKHIVFGWSGEGLHDGAPLTFTDEELAERGITSEGVLGPVMIEKAGGDVRTLEERSLAEAASGRLRPAVQRFPLAEAAEAHRALETRGTMGKVVLIPQTP from the coding sequence ATGCACGCCATCCGCCTCCACGCCTTCGGCCCCGCCGAGAACCTTCGCTACGAGCGGACCGAAGACCCCGTCCCCGGCCCCGGCCAGGTGCGGATCGCCGTCGCCGCGTCCGGCGTCCATCTCCTCGACACCGCCCTGCGCGAGGGCATGACCGGCCCCTACCCCGCCCCCGTCGAGCTGCCCACCATCCCCGGCCGCGAGGTCGCGGGCATGGTCGAGTCGCTCGGTGACGGGACCGACCCGGGCTGGCTCGGCAAGCGGGTTGTCGTCCACCTCGGCATGGCCCCCGGAGGCTACGCGGAGCTCGCCGTCTCCGACGCCGCCCGGCTGCACGAGATCCCGGGCAACCTCGACGAGGCCGAGGCCGTCGCGATGATCGGGACGGGCCGTACGACGATGGGCATCCTGCAGTTCACCGACCTCGGCCCCGACGACATCGCTATCGTCCCGGCCGCGGCCGGCGGCATCGGCACGCTCCTCGTGCAGTACGCGAAAAACGCCGGCGCCCTCGTCATCGGCCTCGCGGGCGGCCCCGCCAAGGTCTCCCGGGTCGTCGAGAACGGCGCCGACCTGGCCGTCGACTACAGGGAGGCACACTGGCCCGACCAGGTCCGCGGCTACCTCGGCGAGCGCCGCGCGACCGTCGTGTTCGACTCGGTGGGCGGGGCGACCGCCCACACCGCCGTCGACCTCCTCGGCAAGGGCGGCAAGCACATCGTCTTCGGCTGGTCGGGCGAGGGCCTGCACGACGGTGCGCCGCTGACCTTCACGGACGAGGAGCTGGCGGAGCGCGGCATCACCTCCGAGGGCGTGCTCGGCCCGGTGATGATCGAGAAGGCGGGCGGCGACGTACGCACACTGGAAGAGCGGTCCCTCGCCGAGGCCGCGTCGGGCCGGCTGCGCCCCGCCGTGCAGCGCTTCCCGCTCGCCGAGGCGGCCGAGGCCCACCGCGCACTGGAGACCAGGGGCACGATGGGCAAAGTCGTCCTGATCCCGCAAACGCCATGA
- a CDS encoding GNAT family N-acetyltransferase, which produces MIRHATPADVPEIHRMIRELAEYEKALEEARASEEQLHEALFGERPAAFAHIAETAEGEIAGYSLWFLNFSTWRGVHGIYLEDLYVRPVLRGGGYGKALLAELARICVERGYERLEWSVLNWNTPSIDFYRALGAEPQDEWTVYRLTDGALTKLGS; this is translated from the coding sequence ATGATTCGTCACGCCACACCCGCCGATGTCCCCGAGATCCACCGCATGATCCGCGAACTCGCCGAGTACGAGAAGGCCCTGGAAGAGGCAAGGGCGAGCGAGGAGCAGCTGCACGAGGCGCTGTTCGGCGAGCGGCCCGCCGCCTTCGCGCATATCGCGGAGACGGCGGAAGGGGAGATCGCGGGCTACTCGCTCTGGTTCCTCAACTTCTCGACGTGGCGCGGGGTGCACGGCATCTATCTGGAGGATCTGTACGTACGGCCGGTGCTGCGCGGCGGCGGATACGGCAAGGCGCTGCTGGCCGAGCTGGCGCGGATCTGTGTGGAGCGCGGTTACGAGCGTCTGGAGTGGTCCGTGCTGAACTGGAACACCCCGTCGATCGACTTCTACCGCGCACTGGGTGCGGAGCCGCAGGACGAGTGGACGGTCTACCGGCTGACCGACGGGGCGCTCACCAAGCTCGGTTCATAG